A single region of the Neotabrizicola shimadae genome encodes:
- a CDS encoding pseudouridine synthase yields the protein MEFDYDPPPDPPAILHIDDQIIVVDKQPGLLSVPGKLEGRQDCLESRLRAIHPDTLLVHRLDCDTSGVMIFARTKKAQGFLGQEFEKRRAKKVYVARLWGHLHPDAGRVDLPICADWPNRPKQMVSHDHGRPAQTDWQVTDRPPGETRVRLMPLTGRSHQLRLHMAELGHPILGDPIYATGPARDAPRLMLHAESLTLHHPADGRPVTFTAPCPF from the coding sequence ATGGAATTCGACTACGACCCGCCCCCCGATCCCCCGGCGATCCTGCACATCGACGACCAGATCATCGTGGTGGACAAACAGCCGGGCCTCCTCTCGGTGCCCGGCAAGCTGGAAGGCCGGCAGGACTGCCTGGAATCCCGCCTGCGCGCGATCCACCCCGACACGCTTCTGGTGCACCGGCTGGATTGCGACACCTCGGGCGTGATGATCTTTGCGCGCACCAAGAAGGCGCAAGGGTTCCTCGGGCAGGAGTTCGAGAAGCGCCGCGCGAAAAAGGTCTATGTCGCGCGCCTCTGGGGCCACCTGCACCCCGACGCGGGCCGCGTGGACCTGCCCATTTGTGCCGACTGGCCGAACCGCCCGAAACAGATGGTCAGCCACGACCACGGCCGCCCTGCCCAGACCGACTGGCAGGTGACAGACCGCCCGCCCGGCGAGACGCGCGTGCGCCTCATGCCGCTGACCGGCCGCAGCCACCAGCTGCGCCTGCACATGGCCGAACTCGGCCACCCGATCCTCGGCGATCCCATCTACGCCACCGGCCCCGCCCGCGACGCCCCGCGCCTGATGCTGCACGCCGAAAGCCTGACGCTGCACCACCCCGCCGACGGCCGCCCCGTCACCTTCACCGCGCCCTGTCCGTTCTGA
- the cphA gene encoding cyanophycin synthetase, giving the protein MQIVKTSVYVGPNTWARDPLIRLTVDLHRRAGKPVSDWGEALIGPLLAHVPALARAVTEDGAPFLDRARTAPDCGLGELMAQVALALEDQAGAPGNRAFTRPAKHPDEVEVLFGYESEQIGLRAGDLARDLILDIIAPEDGSSLEDFPEKLDDFLYFAERRSLGPTARELVRAAEARDIPWVRLNDASLIQVGQGKYQKRIEAALTSQTSHIAVEIASDKELCARLLSDLGLPVPVQRYVRDPQEAAEEAEDIGFPVVIKPVDGNHGRGVTVNITTPEAAEEAFLIAEQEGSGVVVESMIPGDDHRLLVVNGVLVAAAKRMPGHVVGDGKRTVLDLVEEVNADPRRGKGHENMLTRLELDAVADKLLSEKGYDHATVPAAGEVVYLRKTANLSTGGTAIDVTDVIHPDNRLMAERAIRAVGLDIGGVDFLTTDITKSYRETGGAICEINAGPGMRMHISPSEGQGRDVGGAVMDMLFPPGSPSRIPIAALTGTNGKTTTARMLAHVLKMAGFTVGQTSTDAVYVDGNVTVKGDMTGPASASMVLRDPTVDMAVLETARGGIVRAGLGYRFCDVGAVLNVTSDHLGLGGVDTLDELAEVKRLVVEVAKDCAVLNADDIQTLRMAEHTTATHICYVTKNPDHALVREHIRLGKRAVVLEAGLNGQQIVIYDHGNQIPLIWTHLIPATLEGKALHNVENAMFAAAMAHALGLSLDQIRTGLRTFDNSFFQSPGRMNVYDEHGFRVILDYGHNEAAVGAMVDLVERLQPMGRRITCVTCPGDRRDEDVKAVARKVAGHFDQYICHSDDNPRGRTPTEVPEMIRDELIAHGVPPEAILIEPSEEKSVEAALDMARPNDLVLIFCDGITRCWKKIIYHKPKEAARPVPPEARVTAAGFAVPEGYALVSDDRGVRIQRRE; this is encoded by the coding sequence ATGCAGATCGTCAAAACCTCGGTCTATGTCGGGCCCAACACCTGGGCCCGCGACCCCCTGATCCGGCTGACGGTGGACCTGCACCGCCGCGCCGGCAAGCCGGTGTCGGACTGGGGCGAGGCGCTGATCGGCCCGCTTCTGGCCCATGTCCCCGCTTTGGCGCGCGCGGTGACCGAAGACGGCGCGCCGTTCCTGGATCGCGCGCGCACCGCGCCCGATTGCGGGCTGGGCGAGCTGATGGCCCAGGTGGCGCTGGCCCTGGAAGACCAGGCCGGCGCGCCGGGCAACCGCGCCTTCACCCGCCCCGCCAAGCATCCCGACGAAGTCGAGGTGCTGTTCGGCTATGAATCCGAACAGATCGGCCTGCGCGCCGGCGACCTGGCGCGCGACCTGATTCTTGACATCATCGCACCGGAAGACGGCTCCTCGCTGGAGGATTTCCCCGAGAAACTTGACGATTTCCTGTATTTCGCCGAGCGCCGCTCGCTTGGCCCCACCGCCCGCGAACTGGTCCGCGCCGCCGAAGCGCGCGACATTCCCTGGGTCCGCCTGAACGATGCGAGCCTCATCCAGGTCGGCCAGGGCAAGTACCAGAAGCGGATCGAGGCCGCACTGACCAGCCAGACCTCGCATATCGCGGTGGAAATCGCCTCCGACAAGGAGCTTTGCGCCCGGCTCCTGTCCGACCTGGGCCTTCCCGTCCCGGTGCAGCGTTATGTCCGCGACCCGCAAGAGGCGGCGGAAGAGGCCGAGGACATCGGCTTTCCCGTGGTCATCAAGCCGGTCGATGGCAACCATGGCCGCGGTGTCACGGTGAACATCACCACCCCCGAAGCCGCCGAGGAAGCCTTCCTCATCGCCGAACAGGAAGGCAGCGGCGTGGTCGTGGAAAGCATGATCCCGGGCGACGATCACCGGCTTCTGGTGGTCAACGGCGTCCTCGTGGCCGCCGCCAAACGGATGCCCGGCCATGTGGTGGGCGACGGCAAACGCACGGTCCTGGACCTGGTGGAAGAGGTGAACGCCGACCCGCGCCGCGGCAAGGGGCATGAAAACATGCTCACCCGGCTGGAACTGGACGCGGTGGCAGACAAGCTTTTGTCCGAAAAGGGCTATGACCACGCCACCGTGCCCGCGGCGGGCGAAGTCGTCTACCTGCGCAAGACCGCCAACCTGTCCACCGGCGGCACCGCCATCGACGTGACCGACGTGATCCACCCCGACAACCGGCTGATGGCCGAACGCGCCATTCGTGCCGTGGGGCTGGACATCGGCGGCGTGGATTTCCTGACCACCGACATCACCAAGAGCTACCGCGAAACCGGCGGCGCCATCTGCGAAATCAACGCCGGGCCGGGAATGCGGATGCATATCTCGCCGTCCGAAGGCCAGGGCCGCGACGTGGGCGGCGCGGTGATGGACATGCTGTTCCCGCCGGGCAGCCCCAGCCGCATCCCGATCGCCGCGCTCACCGGCACCAACGGCAAGACCACCACGGCGCGGATGCTGGCGCATGTGCTGAAGATGGCAGGCTTCACCGTGGGCCAGACCTCGACCGATGCGGTCTATGTCGATGGCAACGTGACGGTGAAGGGCGACATGACCGGCCCCGCCTCGGCCTCGATGGTGCTGCGCGACCCCACGGTGGACATGGCCGTCCTGGAAACCGCGCGCGGCGGCATCGTGCGGGCGGGTTTGGGCTACCGTTTCTGCGATGTGGGCGCCGTGTTGAACGTCACCTCCGATCACCTAGGCCTCGGCGGCGTCGATACGCTGGACGAACTGGCCGAGGTCAAGCGGCTGGTGGTCGAGGTCGCCAAGGACTGCGCCGTGCTGAACGCCGACGATATCCAGACGCTCCGCATGGCCGAACACACCACGGCGACCCACATCTGCTATGTCACGAAGAACCCCGATCACGCGCTGGTGCGCGAGCATATCCGGCTGGGCAAGCGCGCCGTGGTGCTGGAGGCGGGGTTGAACGGCCAGCAGATCGTGATCTACGATCACGGCAATCAGATCCCGCTGATCTGGACCCACCTGATCCCGGCCACGCTCGAAGGCAAGGCGCTGCACAACGTGGAAAACGCGATGTTCGCCGCCGCCATGGCCCATGCGCTCGGCCTCTCGCTGGACCAGATCCGCACCGGCCTGCGCACCTTCGACAATTCCTTCTTCCAAAGCCCCGGTCGGATGAACGTCTATGACGAACACGGCTTCCGCGTGATCCTGGACTACGGGCACAACGAGGCCGCGGTGGGCGCCATGGTCGATCTGGTGGAACGGCTGCAACCGATGGGCCGCCGCATCACCTGCGTCACCTGCCCCGGCGACCGGCGCGACGAGGATGTGAAGGCCGTCGCGCGCAAGGTGGCCGGCCATTTCGACCAGTACATCTGCCACAGCGACGACAACCCGCGAGGCCGAACGCCCACCGAAGTGCCCGAGATGATCCGCGACGAGCTGATTGCGCATGGCGTGCCGCCCGAAGCCATCCTGATCGAGCCGTCCGAGGAGAAATCGGTCGAAGCGGCGCTCGACATGGCGCGGCCCAACGACCTGGTGCTGATCTTCTGCGATGGCATCACGCGCTGCTGGAAGAAGATCATCTACCACAAGCCGAAAGAAGCCGCGCGCCCGGTCCCGCCCGAGGCGCGGGTCACGGCTGCGGGCTTCGCCGTGCCCGAGGGCTATGCCCTGGTCAGCGACGACCGGGGCGTGCGCATCCAGCGCCGGGAGTGA